A single region of the Geobacillus subterraneus genome encodes:
- a CDS encoding cation diffusion facilitator family transporter, with product MENEQRFRQAKTAALVGIVGNMALAAVKAVVGVWSQSQALIADAAHSASDVAGSFAVWVGLRAAARPPDEDHPYGHGKAESIAAIIVAVLLFLVGLEIGRSALMSFFAPLSPPGMAAVYVLLASIVVKEAMFRYKYRLGQKLNSDALIVNAYEHRSDVFSSLAALIGVGAAILGGKWEIGWLVYADPLAGLVVAILVLKMAWELGRKSIHTAIDHVLHEEEPDYLREAVLSVPDVRQINELYAREHGHYVIVDLKIAVDPLLTVEEGHRIGKKVKEKLLTLPRVRNVMVHINPYDPEKKT from the coding sequence ATGGAAAACGAACAGCGATTCAGGCAGGCGAAAACAGCGGCGCTTGTCGGCATTGTCGGCAACATGGCGCTTGCCGCCGTCAAGGCGGTCGTTGGGGTGTGGAGCCAAAGCCAAGCGCTGATCGCTGATGCCGCCCATTCGGCGTCCGATGTCGCCGGGTCGTTCGCCGTTTGGGTCGGGCTGCGGGCCGCGGCGCGCCCTCCGGATGAAGACCATCCGTACGGGCACGGAAAAGCGGAATCGATCGCTGCTATTATTGTGGCGGTCCTTTTGTTTCTTGTCGGGCTCGAGATCGGACGATCGGCGCTTATGTCGTTTTTCGCCCCGCTGTCGCCGCCGGGGATGGCGGCTGTTTATGTCCTGTTGGCATCGATCGTTGTCAAAGAAGCGATGTTTCGCTATAAATACCGGCTCGGGCAAAAGCTGAATAGCGATGCTTTGATCGTCAACGCCTACGAACATCGCTCTGACGTCTTTTCCTCGCTCGCTGCACTCATCGGCGTTGGTGCTGCCATTCTTGGCGGAAAGTGGGAAATCGGCTGGCTCGTGTATGCCGACCCGCTCGCTGGGCTGGTTGTCGCCATCCTTGTTTTAAAAATGGCGTGGGAGCTTGGCCGGAAGTCGATCCATACGGCGATCGACCACGTGCTCCATGAAGAGGAACCCGACTATTTGCGGGAGGCGGTGCTGTCGGTTCCGGATGTGCGGCAAATTAACGAGCTATACGCGCGCGAGCACGGTCATTACGTGATCGTCGATTTGAAGATCGCTGTTGATCCGCTGCTGACGGTCGAAGAAGGGCACCGGATCGGCAAAAAAGTGAAGGAAAAGCTGCTGACGCTTCCGCGCGTCCGCAACGTGATGGTCCATATCAATCCGTATGATCCGGAAAAAAAGACGTAA
- the recJ gene encoding single-stranded-DNA-specific exonuclease RecJ: MLKAKTRWEVNRPDEQTVKRLAEEAGIAPLMARLLVRRGVRTAAEAAAFLDPLGQPFHDPFLLDGMERAIQRLERAIDAGELVLVYGDYDADGVCSTSVMVSALKEAGASVEFYIPNRFTEGYGPNLTAFRAAKERGVSVIVTVDNGIAAVNEIAAANEWGLDVIVTDHHEPGPVLPEAYAIIHPKKPGSTYPFRDLAGVGVAFKVAHALLGRVPRHLLDLVAIGTIADLVPLVGENRLLAAQGLEALRKTDRAGLRALWRQCRIDAATVNEQTVGFAIAPRLNAAGRLGGADPAVALLMTDDEDEAARLAQEMDELNRERQQLVAQMAEEAAEMVRRQFPPEEHRVLVVAGEGWNPGVVGIVASKLVEQFYRPAVVLSADREKGIAKGSARSIHSFDLFSSLSQCRDILPHFGGHPMAAGMTLALDDVEELRERLNDIAARTLSDDDFTPPTFIDAACSVAELTLSAARSFERLAPFGVGNPRPLLLIEEAAVETMRRVGANGAHMKAVFSQDGATVDAIGFGLGPFCEEIAPGARVSAVGELTVNEWNGLAKPQLALCDVAVSGCQLFDARGCRDVRPLLERLPKEKRLLVLFRRETENRLDLAAFRDELHYVPSDEEAGALVIDGRYVVLLDLPPKLGRLAALLGNGQPERIYAVFAQPEAQFFRTFPTRDHFKWFYAFLHKYRSFPLTERGGQLARARGWTEETVHFMAKVFLELEFIREQNGVISLVRTPAKRDLHESPTYRRRRDELEVEHQLLYSTYEQLKRCLTEMTRSQTYEEANV, from the coding sequence ATGTTAAAAGCGAAAACGCGTTGGGAAGTCAATCGCCCTGACGAACAGACGGTGAAGCGGCTGGCCGAGGAAGCCGGCATCGCGCCGTTGATGGCAAGGCTTCTTGTTCGCCGCGGCGTGCGGACGGCGGCGGAAGCGGCCGCGTTTCTCGATCCGCTCGGACAGCCGTTTCACGACCCGTTTTTGCTCGACGGGATGGAGCGGGCGATCCAGCGTTTAGAGCGGGCCATCGACGCCGGCGAACTTGTGCTTGTCTATGGCGACTATGATGCCGATGGCGTCTGCAGTACGTCGGTGATGGTGAGCGCTCTGAAAGAGGCGGGGGCGTCGGTTGAGTTCTACATTCCCAACCGCTTTACGGAAGGATACGGTCCGAATCTGACGGCATTTCGCGCCGCAAAAGAGCGGGGCGTTTCCGTGATTGTGACCGTCGACAACGGGATTGCCGCGGTCAATGAAATCGCCGCCGCTAACGAGTGGGGGCTTGATGTCATTGTGACCGACCACCATGAACCCGGTCCGGTATTACCGGAGGCGTACGCGATCATTCATCCAAAAAAGCCGGGAAGTACATATCCGTTTCGCGATTTAGCCGGCGTCGGCGTCGCATTTAAGGTGGCCCACGCATTGCTTGGGCGGGTGCCGCGCCATCTGCTTGATTTGGTAGCGATCGGGACGATCGCCGACTTAGTGCCGCTCGTTGGAGAAAACCGCCTCCTTGCCGCGCAAGGGCTTGAGGCGCTGCGCAAAACGGATCGCGCCGGGTTGCGTGCCCTTTGGCGGCAATGCCGCATTGATGCGGCGACAGTCAACGAGCAGACGGTCGGTTTTGCCATCGCGCCGCGGCTGAATGCGGCCGGCCGCCTCGGCGGTGCCGATCCGGCTGTGGCGCTGCTAATGACAGATGATGAGGACGAAGCGGCCCGATTGGCCCAAGAGATGGACGAGCTAAACCGTGAACGCCAGCAGCTTGTGGCGCAAATGGCGGAAGAAGCGGCGGAGATGGTGCGGCGCCAGTTTCCGCCTGAGGAGCATCGCGTTCTTGTTGTCGCCGGTGAAGGATGGAATCCGGGGGTTGTCGGCATCGTCGCCTCGAAGCTTGTTGAGCAGTTTTACCGTCCGGCAGTCGTGCTTTCGGCCGATCGGGAAAAAGGGATCGCCAAAGGCTCGGCTCGCAGCATCCATAGCTTTGACCTTTTTTCCAGTCTGTCCCAATGTCGTGACATTTTGCCGCATTTTGGCGGCCATCCGATGGCGGCGGGAATGACCTTAGCGCTGGATGATGTGGAGGAATTGCGGGAGCGGTTGAATGATATCGCCGCTAGGACGTTGTCAGACGACGATTTTACGCCGCCGACGTTCATCGATGCTGCCTGCTCTGTTGCCGAACTGACGCTGTCGGCCGCACGAAGCTTTGAGCGGCTCGCCCCGTTTGGCGTCGGCAATCCGCGGCCGCTTCTGCTCATCGAGGAGGCGGCGGTTGAAACGATGCGGCGCGTCGGGGCGAACGGCGCCCATATGAAAGCCGTCTTTTCCCAAGACGGCGCAACGGTTGATGCCATTGGCTTCGGCCTCGGACCGTTCTGCGAGGAAATCGCTCCAGGGGCGCGTGTGTCGGCCGTCGGAGAACTTACGGTGAACGAATGGAACGGGCTGGCGAAGCCGCAGCTGGCGTTGTGCGATGTAGCGGTGAGCGGCTGCCAGCTGTTTGATGCCCGCGGCTGCCGCGACGTCCGCCCGCTTCTTGAACGGCTGCCGAAAGAGAAGCGGCTGCTTGTCTTGTTTCGCCGCGAAACCGAAAATCGCTTGGATTTGGCGGCGTTTCGCGACGAACTTCATTATGTGCCAAGTGATGAAGAGGCGGGCGCCTTAGTGATTGACGGCCGCTATGTCGTGCTGCTTGACTTGCCGCCAAAGCTTGGCCGGCTCGCCGCCCTGCTCGGCAACGGGCAGCCGGAGCGCATTTACGCGGTGTTCGCACAGCCGGAAGCGCAGTTTTTCCGGACGTTTCCGACGCGCGACCATTTTAAATGGTTTTATGCTTTTTTGCATAAATACCGTTCGTTTCCGCTCACCGAGCGGGGCGGGCAATTGGCGCGCGCCCGCGGCTGGACGGAAGAGACGGTTCATTTCATGGCGAAAGTGTTTTTAGAGCTTGAGTTTATTCGCGAACAAAACGGCGTCATCTCACTCGTCCGTACACCGGCGAAGCGCGATTTGCATGAGTCGCCGACATACCGACGCCGACGGGATGAACTTGAGGTGGAACATCAGTTATTATATTCCACTTACGAGCAGTTGAAACGCTGTTTAACAGAAATGACACGTTCGCAAACGTACGAGGAGGCAAACGTATAA
- a CDS encoding adenine phosphoribosyltransferase, whose translation MDLKQYITIVPDFPKPGIMFKDITTLMDNGKAYKYATDQIVQYAREKQIDIVVGPEARGFIIGCPVAYALGVGFAPVRKEGKLPREVVRVEYGLEYGTDVLTMHKDAIKPGQRVLITDDLLATGGTMRATIDLVEQLGGVVAGLAFLIELTELGGRKKLEGYDILALMQF comes from the coding sequence ATGGATTTGAAACAATATATTACGATTGTGCCTGATTTTCCGAAACCGGGGATCATGTTTAAAGACATTACGACGCTGATGGATAACGGAAAAGCGTACAAATACGCGACCGACCAAATTGTTCAATATGCGCGCGAAAAGCAAATTGACATCGTTGTCGGACCGGAAGCGCGCGGCTTCATCATCGGCTGTCCGGTTGCCTATGCGCTTGGCGTCGGTTTTGCCCCGGTGCGCAAAGAAGGGAAATTGCCGCGCGAAGTCGTTCGCGTTGAATACGGATTGGAATATGGGACGGATGTGCTGACGATGCACAAAGATGCCATTAAACCGGGGCAGCGCGTCTTAATTACCGACGATTTGTTAGCAACGGGCGGCACGATGCGGGCGACGATCGATTTGGTCGAGCAATTGGGCGGAGTGGTGGCCGGCTTGGCGTTTTTAATCGAACTGACCGAGCTTGGCGGGCGCAAAAAATTGGAGGGGTATGATATTTTGGCGCTTATGCAGTTTTAA
- a CDS encoding RelA/SpoT family protein, translating to MANEQVLTAEQVFEQAGCYLSEQDVAFLKKAYEFAKHAHRDQFRKSGEPYIIHPIQVAGILADLKMDATTIAAGFLHDVIEDTEATKEDLEREFGADVAMLVDGVTKLGKIKYKSQEEQQAENHRKMFLAMAQDIRVILIKLADRLHNMRTLKHLPAEKQRRIANETLEIFAPLAHRLGISKIKWELEDTALRYLNPQQYYRIVNLMKKKRAEREQYLEEVIQEVRERLNEVHIPCEISGRPKHIYSIYRKMVMQNKQFNEIYDLLAVRIIVNSIKDCYAVLGIIHTCWKPMPGRFKDYIAMPKPNMYQSLHTTVIGPKGEPLEVQIRTFEMHQIAEFGIAAHWAYKEGKTVKPNSFEEKLSWFREILEWQNDASNAEEFMESLKMDLFSDMVFVFTPKGDVIELPAGSVPIDFAYRIHSEIGNKTIGAKVNGKMVPLDYKLQTGDIVEILTSKHSYGPSQDWLKLAKTSQARNKIRQFFKKQQREENIEKGKEMVEKEVRGLGFEPKEVMTADNVKRVAEKFNFSNEDDMYAAVGYHGITAMQIAHRLTEKWRKQRDLEEQQRKLAEAVSEAKLPAGKKRDCGIRVQGIDNLLIRLSRCCNPVPGDEIIGFITRGRGISVHRADCPNVQAGEAADRLIPVEWESGTNGEREYNVDIEITGFDRRGLLNEVLQAVNETRTDISAVSGRSDHRHKIATIHMTIAIHNISHLQKVVERIKQIPDIYSVQRLMNN from the coding sequence ATGGCCAATGAACAAGTGCTGACAGCGGAGCAAGTGTTTGAACAGGCGGGCTGTTATTTGTCGGAACAAGATGTCGCTTTTTTAAAAAAGGCGTATGAATTTGCGAAACACGCCCACCGCGATCAATTTCGGAAGTCGGGCGAACCATATATCATCCATCCGATTCAAGTCGCCGGCATTTTGGCTGACTTGAAAATGGATGCGACGACGATCGCCGCCGGGTTTTTGCATGATGTCATCGAAGACACCGAGGCGACCAAAGAGGATCTTGAGCGCGAGTTCGGTGCGGACGTGGCGATGCTCGTTGACGGCGTGACGAAGCTTGGCAAAATTAAATATAAGTCGCAAGAGGAACAACAGGCGGAAAACCACCGGAAAATGTTTTTGGCCATGGCGCAAGATATTCGCGTCATTTTAATTAAGTTGGCCGACCGCTTGCATAACATGCGGACGTTAAAACATTTGCCGGCGGAAAAGCAGCGGCGCATCGCCAATGAGACGCTCGAAATTTTCGCCCCGCTCGCTCATCGGCTCGGCATTTCGAAAATTAAATGGGAGCTTGAGGATACGGCACTTCGTTATTTGAATCCGCAACAATATTACCGCATCGTCAACTTGATGAAGAAAAAGCGGGCCGAACGCGAGCAATATTTGGAAGAGGTCATCCAGGAAGTGCGTGAACGGCTCAATGAAGTGCACATTCCGTGCGAAATTTCCGGACGTCCGAAACACATTTACAGCATTTACCGGAAAATGGTCATGCAAAACAAACAGTTTAACGAGATTTACGATTTGCTCGCCGTCCGCATTATCGTCAACAGCATCAAAGACTGCTATGCGGTGCTCGGCATTATCCATACGTGCTGGAAGCCGATGCCAGGCCGATTCAAAGATTACATCGCCATGCCGAAGCCGAACATGTACCAGTCGCTCCATACGACGGTCATTGGTCCAAAAGGTGAGCCGCTCGAAGTGCAAATCCGCACGTTTGAGATGCACCAGATCGCCGAGTTTGGGATCGCTGCCCATTGGGCGTACAAAGAAGGAAAGACAGTGAAGCCGAACTCGTTTGAAGAAAAGCTGTCGTGGTTCCGGGAAATTTTAGAATGGCAAAACGACGCCAGCAACGCCGAGGAGTTTATGGAGTCGCTGAAGATGGATTTGTTTTCCGACATGGTGTTCGTCTTCACGCCAAAGGGCGACGTCATCGAGCTGCCGGCCGGCTCGGTGCCGATCGATTTCGCCTACCGCATCCATTCGGAAATCGGCAATAAAACGATCGGTGCGAAAGTGAACGGCAAAATGGTGCCGCTTGATTATAAGCTGCAAACGGGCGACATCGTCGAAATTTTAACGTCGAAACATTCGTACGGACCGAGCCAGGATTGGCTGAAATTGGCGAAAACGTCGCAGGCCCGCAACAAAATCCGCCAGTTTTTCAAAAAACAGCAGCGCGAGGAAAACATCGAAAAAGGGAAAGAGATGGTTGAAAAAGAGGTGCGCGGCCTCGGTTTCGAGCCGAAAGAAGTGATGACGGCCGACAATGTAAAACGCGTTGCGGAAAAGTTCAATTTCTCGAACGAAGACGATATGTACGCGGCCGTCGGCTATCACGGGATTACGGCGATGCAAATCGCCCACCGGCTGACGGAAAAATGGCGCAAACAGCGCGACCTCGAAGAGCAGCAGCGCAAGCTGGCCGAAGCGGTCTCAGAAGCGAAGCTGCCGGCCGGCAAAAAGCGCGACTGCGGCATTCGCGTCCAAGGGATCGACAACTTGCTCATTCGCCTGTCGCGCTGCTGTAACCCGGTGCCGGGCGATGAAATTATCGGCTTTATCACCCGCGGGCGCGGCATTTCCGTCCATCGCGCCGACTGTCCGAACGTGCAGGCGGGAGAGGCGGCTGACCGGTTGATTCCGGTTGAATGGGAAAGCGGCACGAACGGCGAACGCGAGTATAACGTCGACATTGAAATTACCGGCTTTGACCGCCGCGGCTTGCTCAATGAAGTGCTGCAGGCGGTGAACGAGACGCGCACCGACATTTCCGCCGTCTCGGGTCGCTCGGATCACCGGCATAAAATCGCGACGATCCATATGACGATCGCCATTCATAACATCAGCCATTTGCAAAAGGTAGTGGAGCGAATTAAACAAATTCCGGACATTTATTCGGTTCAGCGCCTGATGAACAACTAG
- the dtd gene encoding D-aminoacyl-tRNA deacylase — MRAVIQRAKQASVTVSGEVVGAIDAGLVVLLGVTHDDTEDDAAYLAEKIAHLRIFEDEGGKMNRSLLEVGGAVLSVSQFTLYGDCRKGRRPNFMAAAKPDRALPLYEAFNAFLREKGVRVETGVFGAMMDVSLINDGPVTLIIDSGDKPGNE; from the coding sequence ATGAGAGCGGTCATCCAGCGGGCGAAACAGGCGAGCGTCACCGTCAGCGGCGAGGTCGTTGGGGCGATTGACGCCGGGCTTGTCGTGCTGCTTGGCGTCACGCACGATGATACGGAGGATGACGCCGCCTATTTGGCGGAGAAAATCGCCCATTTACGCATTTTTGAGGATGAAGGCGGAAAAATGAACCGCTCGTTGCTTGAGGTTGGCGGGGCCGTGCTGTCGGTGTCGCAGTTCACCCTTTACGGCGACTGCCGGAAAGGGCGGCGGCCGAACTTTATGGCAGCGGCGAAACCGGATCGCGCTTTGCCGCTTTACGAGGCGTTCAACGCCTTCTTGCGCGAAAAAGGCGTCCGGGTCGAAACCGGCGTGTTCGGCGCCATGATGGACGTGTCGCTCATAAACGACGGGCCGGTCACGCTTATTATCGACAGCGGCGACAAACCGGGAAACGAATGA
- the ahpC gene encoding alkyl hydroperoxide reductase subunit C, which yields MSLVGKKVEPFKAQAYHNGDFVEVTEQNFLGKWSIVCFYPADFTFVCPTELEDLQDHYATFKELGVEVYSVSTDTHFTHKAWHDTSPAISKIEYVMIGDPSHQLSRMFDVLDEEQGLAQRGTFIIDPDGVIQAVEINADGIGRKASTLIDKIKAAQYVRNHPGEVCPAKWQEGGETLKPSLDLVGKI from the coding sequence ATGTCTCTCGTAGGGAAAAAAGTAGAACCATTCAAAGCACAAGCGTATCACAACGGAGATTTTGTTGAAGTGACGGAACAAAACTTCCTCGGGAAGTGGAGCATCGTTTGCTTCTATCCGGCCGACTTTACGTTCGTTTGCCCGACGGAGCTCGAGGATTTGCAAGATCATTACGCTACGTTTAAAGAACTTGGCGTCGAAGTATATTCGGTTTCGACCGATACGCACTTTACACATAAAGCATGGCATGACACATCGCCAGCCATCAGCAAAATCGAATATGTCATGATCGGCGACCCTTCGCACCAACTGTCGCGCATGTTTGATGTGCTTGACGAAGAGCAAGGTCTGGCTCAACGCGGCACGTTCATCATTGACCCGGACGGTGTCATTCAAGCGGTGGAAATCAACGCCGACGGCATCGGCCGCAAAGCGAGCACGCTGATTGACAAAATCAAAGCCGCCCAATATGTGCGCAACCATCCGGGGGAAGTGTGCCCGGCGAAATGGCAAGAGGGCGGTGAAACGCTGAAACCGAGCCTTGACCTTGTCGGCAAAATTTAA
- the ahpF gene encoding alkyl hydroperoxide reductase subunit F, producing MLDADIKAQLAQYLQLLENDIVLTVSAGDDNVSRDMLALVDELTAMSPKIKVEKAKLERTPSFSINRVGENTGVTFAGVPLGHEFTSLVLALLQVSGRPPKVSEDVVRRIQQIRGKHHFETYVSLTCHNCPDVVQALNIMSVLNPDISHTMIDGAAFKDEVEQKGIMAVPTVFLNGEMFASGRMSIEDILAKLGSGPDAASFADKDPFDVLVIGGGPAGATAAIYAARKGIHTGIVADRFGGQILDTLGIENFISVKYTEGPKLAASIEEHVKQYDVDIMIQRAKRLEKKDLIEVELENGAVLKSKTVILSTGARWRNLGVPGEEEFKNKGVAYCPHCDGPLFEGKHVAVIGGGNSGVEAAIDLAGIAKHVTVLEFAPELKADAVLQDRLYSLPNVTVIKNAQTKEITGTDKVNGITYIDRETGEEHHIELQGVFVQIGLVPNTEWLEGTVERNRIGEIIVDKRGATNVEGVFAAGDCTDSAYKQIIISMGSGATAALSAFDYLIRH from the coding sequence ATGCTTGATGCGGACATCAAGGCACAACTCGCCCAGTATTTGCAATTGCTTGAAAATGACATTGTTTTGACGGTAAGCGCGGGAGACGACAACGTTTCCCGCGATATGCTTGCTTTAGTCGATGAGTTGACGGCCATGTCGCCGAAAATCAAAGTGGAAAAAGCAAAACTTGAACGCACGCCGAGCTTCAGCATCAACCGGGTCGGCGAAAACACCGGCGTCACCTTTGCCGGCGTCCCGCTAGGCCATGAGTTTACGTCTTTGGTGCTGGCCCTGCTTCAAGTGAGCGGCCGGCCGCCAAAAGTGAGCGAGGATGTGGTGCGCCGCATTCAACAAATCCGGGGCAAACATCATTTTGAAACGTACGTGAGCTTAACGTGCCATAACTGCCCGGATGTCGTTCAAGCGCTTAACATCATGAGCGTGCTGAACCCCGATATTTCGCATACGATGATCGACGGGGCGGCGTTTAAGGACGAAGTGGAACAAAAAGGCATTATGGCCGTGCCGACCGTCTTTTTAAACGGTGAGATGTTTGCCAGCGGCCGCATGTCGATTGAAGACATTCTCGCCAAACTAGGAAGCGGGCCGGATGCTGCTTCGTTTGCCGATAAAGACCCGTTTGATGTGCTTGTCATCGGCGGCGGCCCGGCGGGAGCGACAGCTGCCATTTATGCGGCGCGCAAAGGCATTCACACCGGCATTGTCGCCGACCGCTTCGGCGGACAAATTTTAGATACGCTCGGCATTGAAAACTTCATCAGCGTCAAATATACGGAAGGACCGAAGCTGGCGGCCAGCATAGAGGAGCATGTCAAACAATACGATGTCGACATCATGATCCAGCGCGCCAAACGGCTTGAGAAAAAAGACTTGATTGAAGTGGAGCTGGAAAACGGCGCCGTCTTAAAAAGCAAAACGGTCATCCTTTCTACCGGCGCCCGCTGGCGAAATCTCGGCGTGCCGGGCGAGGAAGAGTTCAAAAACAAAGGCGTCGCCTACTGCCCGCATTGTGACGGTCCGCTGTTTGAAGGCAAGCACGTGGCGGTCATTGGCGGCGGCAACTCCGGCGTGGAAGCGGCGATTGACCTTGCTGGCATCGCCAAGCATGTGACCGTGCTCGAGTTTGCCCCTGAATTAAAAGCGGATGCTGTTTTGCAGGACCGGCTGTACAGCTTGCCGAACGTGACGGTCATCAAAAACGCGCAAACGAAAGAAATTACCGGTACAGACAAAGTAAATGGCATTACGTATATAGATCGGGAGACAGGGGAAGAGCACCATATCGAGCTGCAAGGCGTATTCGTGCAAATCGGCCTTGTGCCGAATACAGAGTGGCTTGAAGGAACGGTGGAACGGAACCGCATCGGCGAGATCATCGTCGATAAACGCGGAGCGACCAATGTCGAAGGCGTCTTTGCCGCGGGCGACTGTACGGACAGCGCCTATAAGCAAATCATTATTTCGATGGGTTCGGGCGCTACCGCTGCATTGAGCGCGTTTGATTACTTAATTCGCCATTAA
- the hisS gene encoding histidine--tRNA ligase: MAFQIPRGTQDLLPGETEKWQYAEQVARDLCGRYGYEEIRTPIFEHTELFLRGVGDTTDIVQKEMYTFEDKGGRALTLRPEGTAPVVRAFVEHKLYGSPNQPVKLYYTGPMFRYERPEAGRFRQFVQFGVEAIGSSDPAIDAEVMALAMHIYEALGLKRIRLVINSLGDLDSRRAHREALVRHFSGRIHELCPDCQARLETNPLRILDCKKDRDHELMASAPSILDYLNDESRAYFEKVKQYLTMLGIPFVIDARLVRGLDYYNHTTFEIMSEAEGFGAAATLCGGGRYNGLVQEIGGPEAPGIGFALSIERLLAALEAEGIELPIRQGIDCYVVAVGERAKDEAVRLVYELRRAGLRADQDYLGRKLKAQLKAADRLGASFVAIIGDEELEKQTAAVKHMASGEQTDVPLGEFVSFLTERIKREEE; this comes from the coding sequence ATGGCTTTTCAAATTCCGAGAGGGACACAAGATTTGCTGCCGGGTGAAACGGAAAAATGGCAATATGCCGAACAAGTGGCCCGCGACCTTTGCGGGCGGTATGGCTATGAAGAAATCCGGACGCCGATTTTTGAACATACTGAACTGTTTTTGCGCGGCGTCGGCGATACGACCGATATCGTCCAAAAAGAGATGTACACGTTTGAAGACAAAGGCGGCCGTGCGTTGACGCTCCGCCCGGAAGGAACGGCGCCGGTCGTGCGGGCGTTCGTCGAGCATAAGCTGTATGGCAGCCCGAACCAGCCGGTCAAGCTGTATTATACCGGACCGATGTTCCGTTATGAGCGGCCGGAAGCCGGGCGGTTCCGCCAATTCGTCCAGTTTGGCGTCGAGGCGATTGGCAGCAGCGACCCGGCGATTGACGCCGAGGTGATGGCGTTGGCGATGCACATTTATGAGGCGCTCGGGTTAAAACGCATCCGGCTTGTGATCAACAGTTTAGGCGATTTAGACAGCCGCCGGGCGCACCGCGAAGCGCTCGTCCGCCATTTTTCCGGCCGCATTCATGAACTGTGCCCGGACTGTCAGGCGCGGCTTGAGACGAATCCGCTCCGCATTCTTGACTGCAAAAAAGACCGCGACCATGAACTGATGGCGTCAGCGCCGTCGATTTTAGACTATTTGAACGACGAGTCGCGCGCGTATTTTGAGAAAGTGAAGCAATATTTAACGATGCTTGGCATCCCGTTTGTCATCGACGCACGGCTTGTGCGCGGGCTCGATTATTACAACCATACGACGTTTGAAATTATGAGCGAGGCCGAAGGGTTCGGCGCGGCGGCGACGCTGTGCGGCGGCGGGCGCTATAACGGGCTCGTGCAAGAGATCGGCGGCCCGGAAGCGCCGGGCATCGGCTTTGCGCTAAGCATTGAGAGGCTGTTGGCGGCGCTTGAGGCGGAAGGAATCGAACTGCCGATCCGTCAAGGAATCGATTGCTATGTTGTCGCTGTCGGCGAACGGGCGAAAGATGAAGCTGTCCGCCTCGTTTACGAATTGCGCCGTGCCGGCCTGCGCGCTGATCAAGACTATTTGGGCCGGAAACTGAAGGCGCAGTTGAAGGCCGCTGACCGGCTTGGCGCGTCGTTCGTTGCCATCATCGGCGACGAGGAGCTCGAGAAACAGACAGCGGCCGTGAAACATATGGCGAGCGGCGAGCAAACCGATGTGCCGCTTGGCGAGTTCGTGTCCTTTTTAACAGAACGGATAAAACGGGAGGAGGAGTAA